A region of Ursus arctos isolate Adak ecotype North America unplaced genomic scaffold, UrsArc2.0 scaffold_100, whole genome shotgun sequence DNA encodes the following proteins:
- the LOC125283388 gene encoding ral guanine nucleotide dissociation stimulator-like produces the protein MGASQPPQRSSACTRCSLQPHRSWASSSIVPAPGLLPAAEPGTGPPIELEATPALCQLSPAVSEPASPPSAVPELQPVLPSSACVPGAEQQSAGPPFLLESFTQATATEPTAAPEASCHRCVTPKNQLGEEKPDLLDFPPRLVAEQLTYMDAELFKKLLPHQCLGSVWSKRNKPGNEHLAPTVRATVAQFNGVAKCVITTCLGNPSMTARDRAMVVEHWIKVAKACQTLRNYSSLRAILSALQSVSIHRLENTWGKVSRKPLRIFQKLCSKDTAQGRNLLIKERPSNRFATLVMALRGAQKRMQKKGVVPFLGTFLTELVMLDTAMEDYLEGNEINHQKRNKEYQVMTDIMLLQVAAENYTLEPEDPFWAWFQAMEPLSEAESYTLSCQLEPRS, from the exons atgggagcatctcaaccacctcaacgatcttctgcatgtacgagatgttcacttcagccacacaggtcctgggccagcagttcaatcg tgccagctccagggctccttccagcggcagagccaggaacagggcctcctatagagctagaggcgaccccagctctgtgtcaactgtcacctgcggtgtcagagccagcctcccctccgtcagctgttccagaactgcaacccgtgctcccatcttctgcatgtgtgccgggtgctgagcagcagtcagctggaccaccctttttgctagaaagtttcactcaggcaacagccacagagcccaccgcggccccagaggcttcctgccaccgctgtgtcaccccaaagaaccagctgggtgaggagaagcccgacctcctggacttccctcccaggctggtggcagagcagctcacgtatatggatgcg gagctgttcaagaagctgctgccccatcagtgcctgggctccgtctggtccaagcgcaacaagcctggcaatgagcacctggcacccacagtccgggccactgtcgcccagttcaacggtgtggccaagtgtgtcatcaccacctgccttggcaacccaagcatgacagcccgggacagggccatggtggtggagcactggatcaaggtggccaag gcctgtcaaaccctgaggaactactcgtccttacgtgccatcctctcggctctgcagagtgtctccattcaccgcctcgagaacacgtgggggaaggtttccag gaagccattgaggatctttcaaaagctgtgcagcaaggacaccgcacagggcaggaacctgctcatcaag gagcgaccatccaatagatttgccaccctggtgatggccctccggggagcccagaagaggatgcagaagaag ggtgtcgtgcctttccttggcactttcctcaccgagctggtgatgttagataccgccatggaggactatctggag gggaatgagatcaaccaccaaaaaagaaataag gaatatcaagtcatgacggacatcatgctgctccaggtggctgccgagaattacaccctagagcccgaggatcctttttgggcctggttccaggctatggagccgctcagcgaggctgagag ctacaccctgtcctgccagctggagccccggtcctag